Proteins encoded in a region of the Methylobacterium radiotolerans JCM 2831 genome:
- a CDS encoding TIGR00730 family Rossman fold protein gives MAPVRTVCVYCGSGFGRDPAFRAAAEILGTAVAQAGMGLVYGGGDVGLMGTVARAALAAGGHVTGIIPDFLQAREHMLADIQETVVVSDMHTRKRLMFERSDAFVTLPGGIGTLEELVEQLTWAQLGRHRKPVVLVSVAEFWAPLLALFEHMRGHGFIREGLDLSYLVAREAAEVVPLLRAAGHEPDPKAESIVQQRM, from the coding sequence ATGGCTCCGGTGAGGACAGTCTGTGTCTATTGCGGCTCCGGCTTCGGCCGCGACCCGGCCTTCCGCGCGGCCGCCGAGATCCTCGGGACCGCGGTCGCGCAGGCCGGGATGGGCCTCGTCTACGGCGGCGGCGATGTCGGTCTGATGGGTACGGTGGCGCGGGCGGCGCTCGCCGCCGGCGGCCACGTCACCGGCATCATCCCGGACTTCCTCCAGGCGCGCGAGCACATGCTGGCCGACATCCAGGAGACCGTGGTGGTGTCCGACATGCACACCCGCAAGCGCCTGATGTTCGAGCGCTCGGACGCGTTCGTGACCCTGCCGGGCGGCATCGGCACCCTGGAGGAGCTGGTCGAGCAGCTGACCTGGGCGCAGCTCGGGCGCCACCGGAAGCCGGTGGTGCTGGTCTCGGTGGCGGAGTTCTGGGCGCCGCTGCTGGCCCTGTTCGAGCACATGCGCGGCCACGGCTTCATCCGCGAGGGCCTCGACCTGAGCTACCTCGTCGCGCGGGAGGCGGCCGAGGTGGTGCCGCTGCTCCGCGCGGCCGGACACGAGCCGGACCCGAAGGCCGAGAGCATCGTCCAGCAACGCATGTAG
- a CDS encoding DUF1127 domain-containing protein — protein sequence MQAVTLSPSPAAARPTGRPAARPSLLRTWLQRIRTRRALAALHPDQARDAGLEPWDLRAEIAKPFWRA from the coding sequence ATGCAAGCCGTCACCCTGTCCCCGTCGCCCGCCGCCGCCCGTCCGACGGGCCGTCCGGCCGCGCGCCCGTCCCTGCTCCGCACGTGGCTGCAGCGGATCCGCACCCGCCGCGCCCTGGCGGCGCTCCACCCCGATCAGGCCCGGGACGCCGGCCTCGAGCCCTGGGACCTGCGCGCCGAGATCGCGAAGCCGTTCTGGCGGGCGTGA
- a CDS encoding NAD(P)-dependent oxidoreductase: MAARLALIGLGAMGHPIARNLAAKRASGAETLVAIDTDPARLAGLDGPGLVATTDPGRAAGAEVLFLCLPNGDAVEAALLGTGALAERLAPGAVVVDLSTVAHDQALAVGRAVAATGRAFVDAPVSGAPAGAEAGTLTVMCGGAAGAVARVRPLLERIGTTILHMGPAGAGQLTKTINNVLYDINIAALAEVLPMAVAMGLDPDQVAQVVTTGTSRSYAAQYFVPRILRGQFDEGYPMGAAYKDLVAAAAVAAENGFPMPVTAAATATYQTALRQGHGDRDKGAMVLPFEELLGVRVRSRP; this comes from the coding sequence ATGGCTGCGCGCCTCGCCCTCATCGGCCTCGGCGCGATGGGGCACCCCATCGCCCGCAACCTCGCGGCCAAGCGGGCCTCCGGTGCCGAGACGCTCGTCGCGATCGATACCGACCCGGCGCGCCTCGCCGGTCTCGACGGGCCGGGCCTCGTCGCCACCACCGATCCCGGCCGGGCCGCCGGCGCCGAGGTGCTGTTCCTGTGCCTGCCGAACGGCGACGCGGTCGAGGCCGCCCTGCTCGGGACCGGCGCCCTCGCGGAGCGCCTCGCCCCGGGCGCGGTCGTGGTCGACCTCAGCACCGTCGCGCACGACCAGGCCCTGGCGGTCGGCCGCGCGGTGGCGGCGACCGGGCGCGCCTTCGTGGACGCGCCCGTCTCCGGCGCGCCGGCCGGCGCCGAGGCCGGGACGCTCACCGTGATGTGCGGCGGCGCGGCCGGGGCGGTCGCGCGGGTGCGCCCGCTCCTGGAGCGGATCGGCACGACAATCCTCCACATGGGCCCGGCCGGGGCCGGCCAGCTCACCAAGACGATCAACAACGTGCTCTACGACATCAACATCGCGGCCCTGGCCGAGGTGCTGCCGATGGCCGTCGCCATGGGGCTCGACCCGGACCAGGTCGCCCAGGTGGTCACCACGGGCACGAGCCGGAGCTACGCGGCCCAGTACTTCGTGCCGCGCATCCTCCGGGGCCAGTTCGACGAGGGCTACCCGATGGGGGCGGCCTACAAGGACCTCGTCGCCGCCGCGGCGGTCGCGGCGGAGAACGGCTTCCCGATGCCGGTCACCGCGGCCGCCACCGCCACCTACCAGACCGCCCTGCGCCAGGGCCACGGCGACCGGGACAAGGGCGCCATGGTGCTGCCGTTCGAGGAGCTGCTCGGGGTCCGGGTGCGGTCGCGGCCGTAG
- the thrS gene encoding threonine--tRNA ligase yields the protein MPILTFPDGNTREIAAGTTGRAVVEGIAKSLAKRTVAMALDGTVADLDDPIDRDARIEFLDRTDPRSLELIRHDCAHVLAEAVQALWPETQVTIGPVIENGFYYDFHRETPFTPEDFPKIEAKMREIIARDAPFTKEVWTRDDVRGLFAGKGEGFKVELVDAIPPGEDLKIYRQGDWFDLCRGPHMTSTGKVGTAFKLMKVAGAYWRGDSNNPMLTRIYGTAWANQADLDDYLHRLEEAERRDHRRLGREMDLFHFQEEGPGVVFWHAKGWTIFQELIAYMRRRLRGDYAEVNAPQILDKALWETSGHWGWYRENMFAAQSAGEEAEDKRWFALKPMNCPGHVQIFKHGLKSYRDLPLRMAEFGIVHRYEPSGAMHGLMRVRGFTQDDAHVFCTEDQLADECLKINDLILSTYADFGFDQIVVKLSTRPEKRVGSDALWDHAEDVMTRVLAQIEEQSGGRIRTAVNPGEGAFYGPKFEYVLRDAIGRDWQCGTTQVDFNLPERFGAFYIDADGARKPPVMVHRAICGSMERFTGILIEHFAGHFPLWLAPVQVVVATITGEADAYARDVIRTLERAGLRVEADLRNEKINYKVREHSLAKVPVLLALGRREAEERTVSIRRLGSQQTRTLPLTEAVAAFVEEATAPDIRRAEAVAATVPTSDTVLDAHHDRHDAP from the coding sequence ATGCCGATTCTCACCTTCCCCGACGGCAACACGCGGGAGATCGCCGCCGGCACCACCGGCCGCGCCGTGGTCGAGGGCATCGCCAAGTCGCTGGCCAAGCGCACCGTCGCCATGGCGCTCGACGGCACGGTCGCCGACCTCGACGACCCGATCGACCGCGATGCCCGCATCGAGTTCCTGGACCGCACCGACCCGCGCAGCCTGGAGCTGATCCGCCACGACTGCGCGCACGTGCTCGCCGAGGCCGTGCAGGCGCTCTGGCCGGAGACGCAGGTCACGATCGGCCCGGTGATCGAGAACGGCTTCTACTACGACTTCCACCGCGAGACCCCGTTCACGCCCGAGGACTTCCCGAAGATCGAGGCGAAGATGCGCGAGATCATCGCGCGCGACGCGCCCTTCACCAAGGAGGTCTGGACGCGCGACGACGTGCGCGGCCTGTTCGCCGGCAAGGGTGAGGGCTTCAAGGTCGAGCTGGTCGACGCGATCCCGCCGGGCGAGGACCTGAAGATCTACCGCCAGGGCGACTGGTTCGACCTCTGCCGCGGCCCGCACATGACCTCGACCGGCAAGGTCGGCACGGCCTTCAAGCTGATGAAGGTCGCGGGCGCTTACTGGCGGGGTGATTCGAACAACCCGATGCTGACCCGCATCTACGGGACGGCCTGGGCGAACCAGGCCGACCTCGACGATTACCTGCACCGGCTGGAGGAGGCCGAGCGCCGCGACCACCGCCGGCTCGGCCGCGAGATGGACCTGTTCCACTTCCAGGAGGAGGGCCCGGGCGTCGTCTTCTGGCACGCCAAGGGCTGGACGATCTTCCAGGAGCTGATCGCCTACATGCGCCGGCGCCTGCGCGGCGACTACGCCGAGGTGAACGCCCCGCAGATCCTCGACAAGGCCCTGTGGGAGACCTCCGGCCACTGGGGGTGGTACCGGGAGAACATGTTCGCCGCGCAGTCCGCGGGCGAGGAGGCCGAGGACAAGCGCTGGTTCGCCCTCAAGCCGATGAACTGCCCGGGCCACGTGCAGATCTTCAAGCACGGCCTGAAATCCTACCGCGACCTGCCCCTGCGCATGGCCGAGTTCGGCATCGTCCACCGCTACGAGCCGTCCGGCGCCATGCACGGGCTGATGCGCGTGCGCGGCTTCACGCAGGACGACGCCCACGTCTTCTGCACCGAGGACCAGCTCGCCGACGAGTGCCTGAAGATCAACGACCTGATCCTCTCGACCTACGCGGATTTCGGCTTCGACCAGATCGTCGTGAAGCTCTCGACGCGGCCCGAGAAGCGCGTCGGCTCCGACGCCCTCTGGGACCACGCCGAGGACGTGATGACCCGCGTGCTGGCGCAGATCGAGGAGCAGTCCGGCGGGCGGATCCGGACCGCGGTCAACCCGGGGGAGGGCGCGTTCTACGGGCCCAAATTCGAGTACGTGCTGCGCGACGCCATCGGCCGCGACTGGCAGTGCGGGACCACGCAGGTGGATTTCAACCTGCCCGAGCGGTTCGGCGCCTTCTACATCGACGCCGACGGCGCCCGGAAGCCGCCCGTCATGGTCCACCGGGCGATCTGCGGCTCGATGGAGCGCTTCACCGGCATCCTGATCGAGCACTTCGCCGGGCACTTCCCCCTGTGGCTGGCGCCGGTCCAGGTCGTGGTGGCGACGATCACCGGCGAGGCCGACGCCTACGCCCGGGACGTCATCCGCACCCTGGAGCGCGCGGGCCTGCGGGTCGAGGCGGATCTGCGCAACGAGAAGATCAACTACAAGGTCCGCGAGCACTCGCTGGCCAAGGTGCCGGTGCTGCTGGCGCTCGGCCGCCGCGAGGCGGAGGAGCGGACGGTCTCGATCCGGCGGCTCGGCAGCCAGCAGACCCGCACGCTGCCGCTGACCGAGGCCGTGGCGGCCTTCGTGGAGGAGGCGACCGCGCCGGATATCCGCCGCGCCGAGGCGGTCGCCGCGACGGTCCCGACCAGCGACACGGTGCTCGACGCCCACCACGACCGGCACGACGCGCCCTGA
- a CDS encoding PLP-dependent aminotransferase family protein, whose product MRPADYRSVADALAADIAAGRLRPGARLPPQRDFAYARGIAVSTASRVYAELARRGLVTGEVGRGTYVRSEPGRAGLLRPEPPPAALDLQRTHSRLPEQEAVLAETLAALARDDGQIGFSQYGPAGTPSAQAIAAGFLARAGYAPDPADILFTGNGRQALAAALAALAAPGERIGCEPLTYPGVKGIAARLGITLIPLAMDAEGVCPEALLQAHRATPLSGVYLQPTLHNPLGATMGPARRAALAEVLERTGLTAVEDAVYSFLADAPPLAGLAPDRVIFVDSLSKRVMPALTVGLIAAPPSLTDRLAASVRQGAWTVLGLSLAAGMHWMAGGSAAALAEAKRRDAGARQALARAALADLRVVGDPQAYHLWLELPETWRAEAYAAAALRQGIALLPASSFAVHPGHAPNAVRLALASPSREELDRALRGLRRLAFAGDDQVVE is encoded by the coding sequence ATGCGCCCCGCGGATTACCGCTCCGTCGCCGACGCGCTCGCGGCCGACATCGCGGCGGGCCGGCTCCGCCCCGGCGCGCGGCTGCCGCCGCAGCGCGACTTCGCCTACGCGCGGGGCATCGCGGTCTCGACGGCGAGCCGCGTCTACGCCGAGCTGGCCCGCCGGGGTCTGGTGACCGGCGAGGTCGGGCGCGGCACCTACGTCCGCAGCGAGCCGGGGCGCGCCGGATTGCTCCGTCCGGAGCCGCCCCCGGCGGCCCTCGACCTGCAGCGGACCCACTCGCGGCTGCCCGAGCAGGAGGCCGTCCTGGCCGAGACCCTGGCGGCGCTCGCCCGCGACGACGGCCAGATCGGCTTCAGCCAGTACGGGCCCGCCGGCACGCCGTCGGCGCAGGCGATCGCCGCCGGGTTCCTGGCCCGGGCGGGCTACGCCCCCGACCCCGCCGACATCCTGTTCACCGGCAACGGCCGGCAGGCGCTGGCCGCCGCCCTGGCGGCCCTGGCGGCGCCCGGCGAGCGGATCGGCTGCGAGCCCCTGACCTATCCGGGGGTGAAGGGCATCGCGGCGCGGCTCGGGATCACGCTGATCCCGCTCGCCATGGACGCCGAGGGCGTCTGCCCCGAGGCGCTGCTCCAGGCCCACCGGGCGACCCCGCTGAGCGGCGTCTATCTGCAGCCGACCCTGCACAACCCCCTCGGCGCCACGATGGGGCCGGCGCGCCGGGCCGCCCTGGCGGAGGTCCTGGAGCGGACGGGGCTCACCGCCGTCGAGGACGCGGTCTACAGCTTCCTGGCGGACGCGCCGCCCCTCGCCGGCCTCGCGCCGGACCGGGTGATCTTCGTGGACAGCCTGTCGAAGCGGGTGATGCCGGCGCTGACGGTCGGCCTGATCGCCGCGCCGCCGTCCCTCACCGACCGGCTCGCCGCCTCCGTCCGGCAGGGCGCCTGGACGGTGCTCGGCCTGTCGCTCGCGGCCGGCATGCACTGGATGGCGGGGGGCTCGGCGGCGGCGCTGGCCGAGGCCAAGCGCCGCGACGCCGGGGCCCGGCAGGCCCTCGCCCGGGCCGCGCTCGCCGACCTGCGGGTCGTGGGCGATCCGCAGGCCTACCATCTCTGGCTGGAGCTCCCCGAGACGTGGCGGGCCGAGGCCTACGCGGCCGCGGCCCTGCGCCAGGGCATCGCCCTCCTGCCGGCCTCGTCCTTCGCGGTCCATCCCGGCCACGCGCCGAACGCGGTGCGCCTCGCCCTGGCCTCGCCGTCCCGGGAGGAGCTCGACCGGGCCCTGCGCGGCCTGCGCCGCCTGGCCTTCGCGGGCGACGATCAGGTGGTGGAGTAG
- a CDS encoding MucR family transcriptional regulator: protein MTEETTGPNSNFIELAGDIVAAYVSNNPVPAAELPALIARVHGAISGLVTGTLTAEIGAAPQAEVEKPSAAQIRKSVRHDGIVSFIDGKTYKTLKRHLTSHGLDPRSYRDRYGLPADYPMVAPSYAEQRSALAKAIGLGQPGAMAERERRGRKAA from the coding sequence GTGACAGAAGAAACCACAGGGCCCAACTCCAACTTCATCGAGCTGGCGGGCGATATCGTCGCCGCCTACGTGTCGAACAATCCGGTGCCGGCCGCGGAGCTGCCGGCGCTGATCGCGCGGGTGCACGGCGCGATCAGCGGGCTCGTCACCGGGACCCTGACGGCGGAGATCGGCGCGGCTCCGCAGGCCGAGGTCGAGAAGCCGAGCGCGGCCCAGATCCGCAAGTCGGTTCGGCACGACGGGATCGTCAGCTTCATCGACGGCAAGACCTACAAGACGCTGAAGCGTCACCTGACCAGCCACGGCCTGGACCCACGCAGCTACCGCGATCGCTACGGCCTGCCGGCCGACTATCCGATGGTCGCCCCGAGCTACGCCGAGCAGCGTTCCGCCCTCGCCAAGGCGATCGGCCTGGGCCAGCCCGGCGCCATGGCCGAGCGCGAGCGCAGGGGCCGCAAGGCCGCCTGA
- a CDS encoding DUF6894 family protein: MPRYFIDLHDGANLVRDRDGFDLPDLAAARAQAVRILTRLAQGLTDPMERQDYVIAVRDEQGAVRLRLRLSYDVEGG, from the coding sequence GTGCCCCGCTATTTCATCGACCTCCACGACGGCGCCAACTTGGTTCGCGACCGCGACGGCTTCGATCTTCCGGATCTCGCCGCGGCGCGGGCGCAGGCGGTGCGCATCCTGACCCGGCTCGCGCAGGGCCTGACCGATCCGATGGAGCGGCAGGATTACGTGATCGCCGTGCGCGACGAGCAGGGCGCGGTCCGCCTGCGTCTGCGGCTCTCCTACGATGTCGAGGGCGGCTGA
- a CDS encoding LysM peptidoglycan-binding domain-containing protein — MSRQVRRSLALALAGLLGGLGLVLALFGGDSLRRLTGRAGPETSASSAPGGSPRGLADPGALAGRADPPIDFRDDKPGRARPAPGEGPVAALPQDPRAGAAGAPQAGPGRDARLPEAAEAPRFDIVRVEPNGDAVVAGRGAPDAAIEMLVDGKPVARAKADANGQFAIVPPALPAGASTLRLRMTGADGRATESQQSVAVDVAPGRDRQPLVALTAPDAATVVLSQPGAPGATADAQGGAHGGAQGGAKGGGSGTRPGAEPGTRAADAAPAGGGETRAAAASGSGPTRIASVDVQGSGRLFVTATGTPGARIQLYLNDTLIAPGSIGPDGRATFTIGRGIKPGQYQVRIDQVDPATGKVASRAAVPLAVPEPTQVAARETAEPAPAPAQEGARDHGGRDRAALAGSGRDGSGQDRPAAASPPAAVSNPQLADMAGPDRVGAVFVPEISTARITRGDNLWRISQRTYGRGERYTVIYDANQNQIRDPDLIYPGQIFVLPTDKRG, encoded by the coding sequence ATGTCGAGACAGGTGCGGCGCAGTCTCGCCCTGGCGCTCGCCGGCCTCCTCGGCGGACTGGGCCTCGTGCTGGCGCTGTTCGGCGGCGACTCCCTGCGGCGGCTCACCGGCCGCGCCGGCCCCGAGACGTCCGCGTCGTCGGCGCCGGGCGGCAGCCCGCGCGGCCTCGCCGATCCGGGCGCCCTGGCCGGCCGCGCCGACCCGCCGATCGACTTTCGCGACGACAAGCCGGGCCGGGCGCGCCCGGCGCCGGGGGAAGGCCCGGTGGCGGCGCTCCCGCAGGATCCCCGCGCCGGCGCCGCCGGGGCGCCGCAGGCCGGTCCGGGCCGGGACGCCCGCCTGCCGGAGGCGGCCGAGGCGCCGCGCTTCGACATCGTCCGCGTCGAGCCGAACGGCGACGCCGTGGTGGCCGGCCGCGGCGCGCCGGACGCCGCCATCGAGATGCTGGTGGACGGGAAGCCCGTGGCCCGGGCCAAGGCCGACGCCAACGGCCAGTTCGCGATCGTGCCGCCGGCCCTGCCGGCGGGCGCCAGCACCCTCCGCCTGCGCATGACCGGCGCGGACGGGCGCGCGACCGAGTCGCAGCAGAGCGTCGCGGTGGACGTGGCCCCCGGCCGGGACCGCCAGCCCCTCGTGGCCCTGACCGCCCCGGACGCCGCCACCGTCGTGCTGTCGCAGCCCGGCGCGCCCGGGGCGACGGCCGACGCGCAGGGTGGCGCGCACGGCGGCGCGCAGGGTGGCGCGAAGGGCGGCGGATCCGGCACGAGGCCCGGCGCCGAGCCGGGCACCCGGGCCGCCGACGCGGCGCCGGCCGGGGGCGGGGAGACCCGCGCGGCCGCGGCGTCCGGGTCGGGGCCGACCCGGATCGCCAGCGTGGACGTGCAGGGCAGCGGACGCCTGTTCGTGACGGCCACCGGCACGCCGGGGGCGCGGATCCAGCTCTACCTCAACGACACGCTGATCGCCCCGGGCAGCATCGGGCCGGACGGCCGGGCGACCTTCACGATCGGGCGCGGGATCAAGCCCGGGCAGTATCAGGTGCGGATCGACCAGGTCGATCCGGCCACCGGCAAGGTCGCCAGCCGCGCGGCGGTCCCCCTCGCGGTGCCGGAGCCGACGCAGGTCGCCGCCCGGGAGACCGCCGAGCCCGCACCGGCCCCTGCCCAGGAGGGCGCGCGGGACCACGGCGGGCGCGATCGGGCCGCGCTGGCCGGTTCCGGTCGGGACGGGTCCGGGCAGGACCGGCCGGCGGCGGCCTCGCCCCCGGCCGCGGTCTCGAATCCCCAGCTGGCCGACATGGCGGGGCCGGACCGGGTCGGCGCGGTGTTCGTGCCGGAGATCAGCACCGCCCGGATCACCCGCGGCGACAACCTCTGGCGGATCAGCCAGCGCACCTACGGCCGGGGCGAGCGCTACACGGTGATCTACGACGCCAACCAGAACCAGATCCGCGATCCGGACCTGATCTACCCGGGCCAGATCTTCGTGCTGCCCACCGACAAGCGCGGCTGA
- a CDS encoding ABCB family ABC transporter ATP-binding protein/permease: MTDDTAPAAGTKIPAERPGLIATYRRLWPHLWPHGRPDLQRRVFLAFGLLLAAKLVTMVTPFTFKWITDALVAAVGGKDEAVPTGLLAAPMLLIALYGVSRIAMSALTQVRDGLFAKVAMHAVRRLALQTFEHMHRLSLRFHLERKTGGLTRVLERGRAGIEELSRLMVLTLVPTIVEFVLVLGVLAYEFSWTYAATAFLTVAAYLAFTYKATEWRIAIRRRMNASDTDANTKAVDSLLNYETVKYFGAEAREAGRYDESMAKYEKASTQTYVSLAVLNAGQAVIFTLGMTVVMWLAARDILAGRTTIGGFVLANTMLVQLSMPLNFMGMIYREIKQALIDIDDMFRILGQNPEIADRPGAAPLAVAGGTVRFEDVRFAYNPERPILRGVTFEIPAGQTVAVVGPSGAGKSTLSRLLFRFYEPQAGRISVDGQDIAAVTQASLRAAIGMVPQDTVLFNDTIGYNIRYGRADATDAELREAARLAQIDRFVSGLPEGYDTPVGERGLKLSGGEKQRVAIARTILKAPPILVLDEATSALDSFTEAEIQSALDRVSRGRTTLVIAHRLSTVVNADAILVLDHGRIVERGSHAELLEAGGVYAALWDRQREADAALEVLQRADAPVLPPRSGRAAVPETEAAE; encoded by the coding sequence ATGACCGACGACACCGCGCCCGCGGCCGGGACGAAGATCCCGGCCGAGCGCCCCGGCCTGATCGCCACCTACCGGCGGCTCTGGCCGCATCTCTGGCCGCACGGCCGGCCCGACCTGCAGCGCCGGGTGTTCCTGGCCTTCGGCCTGCTGCTCGCCGCCAAGCTCGTGACCATGGTGACGCCGTTCACCTTCAAGTGGATCACCGACGCCCTGGTCGCGGCGGTCGGCGGCAAGGACGAGGCCGTGCCCACCGGCCTCCTCGCCGCGCCGATGCTGCTGATCGCCCTCTACGGCGTCTCGCGGATCGCCATGTCGGCGCTCACCCAGGTGCGCGACGGGCTGTTCGCCAAGGTGGCGATGCACGCGGTGCGGCGGCTGGCGCTCCAGACCTTCGAGCACATGCACCGCCTGTCCCTGCGCTTCCACCTGGAGCGCAAGACCGGCGGCCTGACCCGGGTGCTGGAGCGCGGCCGCGCCGGCATCGAGGAATTGTCGCGCCTGATGGTGCTGACCCTGGTGCCGACCATCGTCGAGTTCGTGCTGGTGCTCGGCGTGCTGGCCTACGAGTTCAGCTGGACCTACGCGGCGACCGCCTTCCTGACGGTCGCGGCCTACCTGGCCTTCACCTACAAGGCGACCGAGTGGCGGATCGCGATCCGCCGCCGGATGAACGCCTCCGACACCGACGCCAACACCAAGGCGGTCGACTCGCTGCTCAACTACGAGACGGTGAAGTACTTCGGCGCGGAAGCCCGGGAGGCCGGCCGCTACGACGAGTCGATGGCCAAGTACGAGAAGGCCTCGACGCAGACCTACGTGTCGCTGGCGGTGCTCAACGCCGGGCAGGCGGTGATCTTCACGCTCGGCATGACCGTGGTGATGTGGCTCGCGGCGCGCGACATCCTGGCCGGGCGCACGACGATCGGCGGCTTCGTGCTGGCCAACACCATGCTGGTGCAGCTCTCGATGCCGCTCAACTTCATGGGCATGATCTACCGCGAGATCAAACAGGCGCTGATCGACATCGACGACATGTTCCGCATCCTCGGGCAGAACCCCGAGATCGCCGACCGGCCGGGCGCCGCCCCGCTCGCGGTCGCGGGCGGCACGGTGCGGTTCGAGGACGTGCGCTTCGCCTACAACCCCGAGCGGCCGATCCTGCGCGGCGTCACCTTCGAGATCCCGGCGGGCCAGACGGTGGCGGTGGTGGGGCCCTCGGGCGCCGGCAAGTCGACGCTCTCGCGCCTGCTGTTCCGGTTCTACGAGCCGCAGGCGGGCCGGATCAGCGTCGACGGGCAGGACATCGCGGCGGTGACGCAGGCGTCGCTCCGGGCGGCGATCGGCATGGTCCCGCAGGACACGGTGCTGTTCAACGACACGATCGGCTACAACATCCGCTACGGCCGGGCCGACGCCACCGACGCGGAGCTGCGGGAGGCGGCCCGCCTCGCCCAGATCGACCGCTTCGTCTCGGGGCTGCCGGAGGGCTACGACACGCCGGTGGGCGAGCGCGGCCTGAAGCTCTCGGGCGGCGAGAAGCAGCGGGTCGCCATCGCCCGCACGATCCTCAAGGCGCCGCCGATCCTGGTCCTCGACGAGGCGACCTCGGCGCTCGACTCCTTCACGGAGGCCGAGATCCAGTCGGCGCTCGACCGGGTCAGCCGCGGCCGCACCACCCTGGTGATCGCTCACCGGCTGTCGACGGTGGTCAACGCCGACGCGATCCTGGTCCTCGACCACGGCCGCATCGTCGAGCGCGGCAGCCACGCCGAGCTGCTGGAGGCCGGGGGCGTCTACGCGGCACTCTGGGACCGCCAGCGGGAGGCCGACGCCGCCCTGGAGGTGCTCCAGCGCGCCGACGCGCCGGTGCTCCCGCCCCGGTCGGGCCGCGCCGCCGTGCCGGAGACCGAGGCCGCGGAGTGA
- a CDS encoding sensor domain-containing diguanylate cyclase, producing the protein MAAEAGRAATRLARRHRQVACDRRQDGLGRGRKLGPGIVQALDSLPHGLCLFDSADRLLFVSDGFRRLFGPPASRVRPGMHARAVGAASAAGALPADRDPCGLWAARRRLLARGATDAVVQTLADGRQIAITLHPQAGGAWTALWEDVTERCRAESLLRYMAHHDPLTGLPNRRLFAARLERTLADLDGAPCALLCLDLDGFKPVNDRHGHAVGDALLRQLAERLRAALGAGDCAARLGGDEFTILLGDAAPAPALGFALRLQARLAEPYDLGTGSPIRIGAAIGVACAPLHAIRAQTLVERADAAMYAAKRLGHPYLWDDALGPGPADPGRAPPACGGRDGAQRAFSCSARPTAL; encoded by the coding sequence ATGGCGGCGGAGGCGGGCAGGGCGGCGACGAGGCTGGCGCGGCGCCACCGGCAGGTGGCCTGCGACCGGCGCCAGGACGGGCTCGGCCGCGGGCGCAAGCTCGGACCCGGCATCGTTCAGGCGCTGGATTCGCTGCCGCACGGCCTGTGCCTGTTCGATTCCGCCGACCGGCTGCTGTTCGTGAGCGACGGGTTCCGGCGCCTGTTCGGCCCGCCCGCGAGCCGGGTCCGGCCCGGCATGCACGCCCGGGCGGTGGGCGCGGCGAGCGCGGCGGGGGCCCTCCCGGCCGACCGGGATCCCTGCGGCCTCTGGGCGGCGCGCCGGCGGCTCCTCGCCCGGGGCGCGACCGACGCCGTGGTGCAGACGCTCGCGGACGGGCGCCAGATCGCGATCACGCTGCACCCGCAGGCCGGCGGCGCCTGGACCGCCCTGTGGGAGGACGTGACCGAGCGCTGCCGGGCGGAGTCGCTCCTGCGCTACATGGCCCACCACGACCCGCTGACCGGCCTGCCGAACCGCCGCCTGTTCGCGGCCCGGCTCGAGCGGACCCTGGCGGACCTCGACGGCGCGCCCTGCGCGCTGCTGTGCCTCGACCTCGACGGCTTCAAGCCGGTGAACGACCGCCACGGGCACGCGGTGGGCGACGCGCTCCTGCGGCAGCTGGCCGAGCGCCTGCGGGCGGCGCTCGGCGCGGGCGATTGCGCCGCGCGGCTCGGCGGCGACGAGTTCACCATCCTGCTCGGCGACGCGGCGCCGGCGCCGGCCCTCGGCTTCGCCCTGCGCCTCCAGGCGCGCCTCGCCGAGCCGTACGATCTCGGGACCGGATCGCCGATCCGCATCGGCGCGGCGATCGGCGTGGCCTGCGCGCCCCTGCACGCGATCCGGGCGCAAACCCTGGTGGAGCGGGCGGACGCGGCGATGTACGCGGCCAAGCGCCTCGGCCACCCCTACCTGTGGGACGACGCGCTGGGTCCGGGGCCGGCGGATCCGGGCAGGGCGCCGCCGGCCTGCGGCGGCCGGGACGGCGCTCAGCGCGCCTTCTCGTGCTCCGCGAGGCCCACGGCCCTGTAA
- a CDS encoding DUF6894 family protein, with amino-acid sequence MPHFYLHIRDGQWLVEDLDGADLPDLDAARAEAERSARALLEIQQVDGAVLAGQSFEIADASGQVLAVVPLKDVLELP; translated from the coding sequence ATGCCGCACTTCTACCTGCACATCCGGGACGGTCAGTGGCTGGTCGAGGATCTCGACGGCGCCGACCTGCCCGACCTCGACGCCGCCCGCGCCGAGGCCGAGCGCTCCGCCCGGGCGCTCTTGGAGATCCAGCAGGTCGACGGCGCGGTGCTGGCCGGGCAGTCCTTCGAGATCGCCGACGCGTCGGGTCAGGTCCTGGCGGTGGTGCCGCTGAAGGACGTGCTCGAGCTGCCGTAA